The following are encoded in a window of Stigmatella erecta genomic DNA:
- a CDS encoding ExeA family protein — protein MTTYIDFFELTTEPFSNAPVSRFYYNSVQHSQALTRLMHAVSYMKGLSILVGDIGAGKTTLARRMLDSLPEAEYEAALLVIIHSGITANWLLRRIALQLGVENPAQEKLALLSQLYQRLLQIYESGKKAVVLIDEAQMLETRELMEEFRGLLNLEVPERKLISFVFFGLPEIEKNLKLDPPLAQRVAFRYKLEPFTAESTEAYIKHRLRLAGCPRMPFTPEALLAVHQASGGTPRVINTLCDNALFEAFLSRQESISEELIRRVADNLGLQGSVSPSAEGLAKPPAAVASSSRPSGSKVDLAEIDRYLEGLGKL, from the coding sequence ATGACGACCTACATCGATTTCTTCGAGCTCACGACGGAGCCGTTCTCCAACGCGCCGGTGAGCCGGTTCTATTACAACTCCGTCCAGCACTCGCAGGCACTCACCCGGCTGATGCACGCCGTCAGCTACATGAAGGGCCTGTCCATCCTTGTCGGTGACATTGGCGCGGGGAAGACGACGCTGGCGCGGCGGATGCTCGATTCGCTCCCGGAGGCCGAGTACGAGGCGGCGCTGCTCGTCATCATCCACTCGGGCATCACCGCCAACTGGCTCCTGCGCCGCATTGCCCTCCAGCTCGGCGTGGAGAACCCCGCCCAGGAGAAGCTGGCGCTCCTGTCCCAGCTCTACCAGCGGCTCCTGCAGATCTACGAGTCCGGCAAGAAGGCCGTCGTCCTCATCGACGAGGCGCAGATGCTGGAGACCCGGGAGCTGATGGAGGAGTTCCGGGGGCTGCTGAACCTGGAAGTGCCCGAGCGCAAGCTCATCTCCTTCGTGTTCTTCGGGCTGCCGGAGATCGAGAAGAACCTCAAGCTGGACCCGCCGCTCGCCCAGCGCGTGGCCTTCCGCTACAAGCTGGAGCCGTTCACCGCCGAGTCCACCGAGGCCTACATCAAGCACCGGCTGCGGCTCGCGGGCTGTCCCCGCATGCCCTTTACACCGGAGGCCCTGCTGGCGGTCCATCAGGCCTCGGGCGGCACCCCCCGCGTCATCAACACCTTGTGCGACAACGCCCTCTTCGAGGCGTTCCTGTCGCGCCAGGAGTCCATCTCCGAGGAGTTGATTCGCCGGGTGGCGGACAATCTGGGCCTCCAGGGCTCGGTCAGCCCGTCCGCCGAAGGCCTGGCGAAGCCGCCTGCCGCCGTGGCGTCGAGCAGCCGGCCAAGCGGCTCCAAGGTGGACCTCGCGGAGATCGACCGTTACCTCGAGGGTCTCGGTAAGCTGTAG